A DNA window from Canis lupus familiaris isolate Mischka breed German Shepherd chromosome 10, alternate assembly UU_Cfam_GSD_1.0, whole genome shotgun sequence contains the following coding sequences:
- the LYZ gene encoding lysozyme C, spleen isozyme precursor translates to MKTLLFLGLLLLSITVQGKIFERCELARTLKNLGLAGYKGVSLANWVCLAKWESNYNTRATNYNPGSKSTDYGIFQINSRYWCNDGKTPRAVNACHISCSALLQDDITQAVACAKRVVSDPNGIRAWVAWRAHCENRDVSQYVRNCGV, encoded by the exons ATGAAGACTCTCCTTTTCCTTGGGCTCCTCCTCCTTTCCATCACCGTCCAGGGCAAGATCTTTGAAAGGTGTGAGCTGGCCAGAACTCTGAAAAACCTTGGGCTGGCTGGCTATAAGGGCGTCAGCCTGGCAAACT GGGTGTGTTTGGCCAAGTGGGAAAGTAATTATAATACAAGGGCTACGAACTACAATCCCGGAAGCAAAAGCACTGATTATGGGATATTTCAAATCAATAGCCGCTACTGGTGTAATGATGGCAAAACGCCCAGAGCAGTGAACGCCTGTCACATATCCTGCAGCG CTTTGCTGCAAGATGACATCACTCAAGCCGTAGCATGTGCAAAGAGGGTTGTCAGTGATCCAAATGGCATTCGAGCATG gGTGGCATGGAGAGCACACTGTGAAAACCGAGATGTCTCTCAGTATGTTCGGAATTGTGGAGTGTAA